A single Anopheles funestus chromosome 2RL, idAnoFuneDA-416_04, whole genome shotgun sequence DNA region contains:
- the LOC125763887 gene encoding protein bark beetle isoform X2 gives MKSHSRARTVKQWKNRLKYRSSLKMIQVLTVLVLLAGVFIPGQCQVEEDVENFGDQFHHPDRDFEHVPAPTSKEIITNHIVPDHGDGEGVAGDAHYMDGEQDSDGTGARYTEIGGDVVLGEKVLRASESPYSMRTDLEVERRARLIIEAGVTIHFAPMVGITVRGSVVAMGNAENRITLTTMPNTGYKDVPSDPREAGARLVDGPSPLAGRLQLLNNGKWRSVCSNSKNWTIADYETTCRQLGYKGGRFWNWMDRISNFEPRLLYEEPRCLGTEGSLFDCTWNSKQVGSGVCDYHSDIGIQCLPLFDQVTPHWRGLKFENAESKETLSYNHVLYDSISLSQLRHVDIMRAGTGRGGSAEAAISVLGVPPVLEFVTIDYSSYTGINVTKHDAAFSFRNVTVRRSRGFGIFMNSSYGSAHLEGVTVSENGADGIRYVGHDLRADERTDRSKVFDFCTLTSTAWQIYPLQLSFEQSPFALSPKECARSFETAYGYVLTMHFVYFELTRNESAQISVYDGMSENDRLLAAWDVRNSTRPQSVTSTREKLFIKLRADARSAVLAHFRVTSGVTKAYDLNVTQGTVVDNGGRGIAVDNLRSQVHVHETTISNNRHAAGLHVTSGAGDVNVTYSKINYNQGDGINITYYGGNRNVSRSYIEANRGYGFAIWLNHTTTDRQEFLEFNQTTTIEYSTIARNLEIGVLHGNYCGDSWVNVTGNLFNDSTSDAVDIQSCWFETLDNKRTRLQIGHNNFEHSHRIGVVLNPILNLDGRIEYNHFTRGRYGALLTRNKPLEEFRPLPVRLLIQHNHFLNNEGIYVASLGLSPNTDSKTQWMLFTRNFVKGNRVKEAFGPLEDEGEGLGGEGRLNPRSRVAAPVVISSNNVDVFRNIISNQESRYEVGSQLSDQSKALNVTYNWLGNQDEEKIYDRLFHRKDRYDLAKIEYFPYLLHHSNPGTQTIAQYQKFVPFFHKEGSERIGGEVDGQEILPAGSYTVERDINVRPGGKLILNSGVILNFAPSVGMMVTGKLEARGRAPDDIMFTLKREAVMVNDTTEAIVDDQEFAMDIETESIVEKIPHDAPQTPKIPVRLVGGANDHEGRLQVYTEGVWGTVCDYGWTITNAALVCHQLGLALNPMDWRLQRSEVPGAGTTEDVLLSNVRCTEHDIDITKCRAERASQGDFENSCGHENDVGVRCYEGAWAGLRFGVLAERADLQYVTIEKAGLFDYVTNTFKPALQMDLARHNLDSVRVVENLQDGLGIIYSDIYAGSSVNNVKNSEFSANRGNGISIKQLGLKVQGSIIKDNRGSGINHDQVVSSLEQREITSWFNMVPDFNVDDSDYRPILVPESVTTNIDIDQWQIKHIITTPVRNDPVERRIIIQCQPGYVIGIQLLNPIENRSTENIWIHDSLTGSTESDIWQVKRDLSVFPLTTSSYGAILQYRSGTNALGGAVLVLRSIQAPIQNIYNRIVRGPVPTLQITSTKIQRNFRGITGTYYNRYLGESGELYLRKANESIKLVNCEISHNREEAVFIHSPFWDVHVSNISEITIHINNSMVRDNGRGIRQFSKDLRSSNNLFHYVLQDTTVESNSYGGLELSLPYVWQYNENFTHSVFLGNDTWARNRKFGILIDGHYAAINISSNIFTENVCAQGVIGFRGMEKKMRIDNNRITRNYGSYMIEFRSDSQSEILGEIPALLAFNQIESNEELKDTRSSMRNFIRGERNNANDPTCVIGFGGVQKVQIYRNVISNNQQDYDLIAGVKSARLRNYLDARENWWGSSDELHIRKRIFDFDDWNNHAEALYRPYLIEDVIDGSVSVSEGPSPPVDLDALGGRILEDLSIYRRELPYVIRSDITVMPDVTLSIFPGVVMEFAPNVGILVLGTLLARGTRDAEVIMKPIESASEGLHRVERSLENMVNYDSIRLCTNRNCSQGEGESERAKEGFLEYYNHTTLQWIPICDRRFTERNAQVVCRELGYDPLDVFFDHDRRIEFHTNSLTRIWSWVEPMECHGDELRLEECPERLNGQLYGRRHECQWDSEFVFISCNGEPERRNYWGGVRFANQDFESSMYEHRLHDTHTHSTAHPVESVMDFVRIHRAGMLHGEKSPAIQTIAKNPSISSVSIRDCAHHGVNLISPTNAIHLNHLQILRTLGQGINAISLTGEGRESDESSYSPLKDLDLPYNLFSLVDICDTNKEITLEERVLVYYKYDNNPVNCVKIFKSAYRVKPLGFRLLQSNLFNHSKEYGRRDMIQLMDGDIYNVSARIIGTVDADSDNQKRLFRTIEPALSVRLIASGAPARHGFIAEVVTLPISAIGFNRDAQHNISNSEIQGCVGGALQYTSVGEVSPILTLERNRILSNCRQLYGNFSSCESAIRVDVQNMQSLHFRNNLIQSNQGGLSIRADSRGSATSLRGWIHHNLFTRNRNRPAIYVDGRQSSPYQEVIIHNNYITQNDATFRDVVVLRQVVSNFTYNYVHRNKGLRIVQVSGFDRVRLPIYQTTTHNGFYDNVASDWEGRATIVAGTAGQHYVDNIFANPDNDYEIITVNRSITLDVWKTKIDARHNYWSYNETLAVSSRIRDRYDDPQLLEVSFLPLHMNNLTVLDGKCPPGWTLLIDTCYMYVGAPMSFREARDFCRSDNASLPFIHGDSNALWMFIEQQSRYLRNYERVWVQDANYIDRCTSFLYQSVDVEECHNRHAFLCEIDPKVEIDPLHWTASLEVIGIIVALALVIVLICVVGCCWCQKSRYRHAQRLQRRNSIRQSMRSLNSIDPQGSLRRRNYAMSRSTDTLRTATTNDYKRMASNGSIESVDKSVLSTETSYDVYDQKQKQQYNNEYAEQLKSQLGYSESNGAPSEYISSANGATPAKTKVYGLPEYSSHGGSIALELAFRNEGFRDTSTTYSGVTRNNSLSTAINEESPIIHAPGGEEEIEETGSDYYGNSSTLPMRVQDKLSFLHELKQHLPEYEPPTPGAVSHSSFQPARNSQTESLSGVSGTTSYGVQRSPPARPALPVMPPPLGHVYQQPSIQVRRPAPPEPEQMRRPDSYMKAVKKYATPGRERDSILPPPRSDSQRPKTLYESSGEQQPAVSPIMDPSPTMPSSSRSNYARSKSEALLETNFDGTGPAPPMLSADSRSYSQPLETAM, from the exons ATGAAAAGTCACAGTCGTGCCCGGACTGtgaaacaatggaaaaatcGTCTAAAATATCGATCATCGCTGAAGATGATCCAGGTGCTTACAGTGTTGGTGCTACTAGCGGGCGTTTTCATACCGGGCCAGTGTCAAGTGGAAGAAGATGTTGAAAATTTCGGAGATCAGTTCCATCATCCGGATCGTGATTTCGAGCATGTACCTGCACCGACCAGTAAAGAAATCATCACCAACCACATCGTACCAGATCATGGAGATGGTGAAGGTGTTGCCGGTGATGCCCACTACATGGATGGTGAGCAGGATAGTGATGGAACCGGGGCACGATACACGGAGATTGGTGGAGACGTTGTGTTGGGTGAAAAAGTTCTCCGAGCGTCCGAAAGTCCTTACTCCATGCGTACTGATCTGGAGGTTGAACGTAGAGCGCGACTCATCATCGAGGCCGGCGTAACGATCCACTTTGCACCGATGGTTGGCATTACCGTGCGCGGTTCCGTAGTGGCAATG gGTAATGCTGAAAATAGAATTACACTCACCACGATGCCCAACACGGGCTATAAGGATGTTCCATCTGATCCACGTGAAGCCGGTGCAAGACTGGTGGATGGTCCAAGCCCACTCGCCGGACGTCTTCAACTGCTCAACAACGGCAAATGGCGTTCGGTGTGCTCCAACTCAAAGAA TTGGACCATCGCAGACTACGAGACAACCTGCAGGCAGTTGGGTTACAAGGGTGGTCGCTTCTGGAACTGGATGGATCGTATCTCGAACTTCGAACCAAGGTTGCTTTACGAAGAGCCACGATGTCTCGGTACCGAGGGTTCTCTGTTTGACTGTACCTGGAACTCGAAGCAGGTCGGTTCGGGTGTGTGCGACTACCATAGTGATATCGGCATCCAGTGTTTACCACTCTTCGACCAGGTAACGCCACACTGGCGTGGTCTAAAGTTCGAGAATGCGGAAAGCAAAGAGACCCTATCGTACAATCACGTGCTGTACGATTCCATATCACTGTCCCAGCTGCGGCACGTTGATATCATGCGTGCCGGTACGGGTCGTGGTGGATCGGCAGAAGCTGCCATCAGTGTGCTGGGTGTTCCACCAGTACTCGAGTTCGTAACGATCGACTACTCATCCTATACGGGAATTAATGTGACGAAACATGACGCTGCCTTCAGCTTCCGTAATGTGACGGTACGCCGTAGCCGTGGGTTCGGTATCTTCATGAACTCGAGCTACGGATCTGCCCATCTCGAGGGTGTTACGGTGAGCGAAAACGGAGCCGATGGTATTCGCTACGTAGGGCATGATTTGCGTGCAGACGAACGGACGGATCGTAGCAAAGTGTTTGATTTCTGTACGCTTACCTCAACGGCATGGCAGATCTATCCATTGCAGCTATCGTTCGAACAGTCGCCCTTTGCACTCTCGCCGAAGGAATGTGCCCGCTCGTTCGAAACGGCGTACGGATATGTTTTGACGATGCATTTCGTGTACTTCGAGCTGACGAGAAACGAATCGGCACAGATCTCCGTGTACGACGGGATGTCGGAGAATGATCGTTTGCTGGCCGCGTGGGATGTGCGGAACTCAACGCGTCCCCAGAGTGTGACCAGTACGAGGGAGAAATTGTTCATCAAACTTCGGGCTGATGCAAGATCAGCCGTACTGGCACACTTCCGTGTAACATCCGGTGTTACCAAGGCGTACGATTTAAACGTAACGCAGGGTACGGTCGTCGATAATGGAGGTCGTGGCATTGCGGTAGATAATTTAAGATCTCAGGTGCATGTGCACGAAACAACGATCAGCAACAATCGACATGCGGCCGGATTGCACGTTACAAGCGGTGCAGGTGATGTAAACGTCACCTATTCGAAAATCAACTACAACCAGGGTGATGGCATTAACATTACGTACTACGGTGGCAATAGGAACGTTTCCCGTAGCTACATTGAAGCGAATCGTGGTTACGGTTTTGCCATATGGCTCAATCACACAACAACCGATCGGCAGGAATTTTTGGAGTTCAACCAAACGACCACAATCGAATATTCGACAATCGCACGCAATCTGGAGATAGGAGTACTGCACGGAAACTACTGTGGTGACTCCTGGGTTAACGTAACCGGAAATTTGTTCAACGATAGCACGAGCGATGCGGTCGACATACAGTCGTGCTGGTTCGAAACTTTAGACAATAAACGAACGCGACTACAGATAGGACACAACAACTTTGAACATTCACATCGCATTGGAGTGGTACTTAACCCGATACTAAACCTTGATGGTAGGATAGAGTATAATCACTTTACTCGTGGCCGGTATGGTGCCCTGCTAACTCGCAATAAACCGTTGGAGGAATTCCGGCCATTGCCGGTACGGTTGCTCATACAGCATAATCACTTCCTAAACAATGAAGGTATCTATGTCGCATCGTTGGGCCTTTCGCCAAACACCGACAGTAAGACGCAGTGGATGTTGTTTACGCGTAACTTTGTCAAGGGAAACCGTGTGAAGGAAGCCTTTGGGCCGCTGGAAGATGAAGGAGAAGGACTTGGTGGTGAGGGTCGTTTGAATCCCCGATCGCGTGTTGCTGCACCAGTAGTAATATCTTCTAACAATGTAGACGTCTTCCGGAACATCATATCGAACCAGGAGTCACGTTACGAGGTTGGATCACAGCTGTCCGATCAGAGCAAGGCTTTAAATGTGACATATAACTGGTTGGGCAATCAGGACGAGGAAAAGATTTACGATCGACTATTCCATCGCAAGGATCGATATGATCTTGCCAAGATTGAGTACTTCCCGTACCTTCTACACCACTCAAACCCAGGCACACAGACAATCGCACAGTACCAGAAGTTTGTACCATTCTTCCATAAAGAGGGCAGTGAGCGTATTGGAGGAGAAGTCGATGGGCAGGAAATACTACCCGCAGGCAGCTATACAGTGGAGCGTGACATTAACGTACGTCctggtggaaaattgattcTAAACTCGGGAGTTATACTTAACTTTGCACCAAGCGTTGGTATGATGGTGACGGGCAAGTTGGAGGCAAGAGGACGCGCACCGGACGATATTATGTTCACACTAAAGCGAGAAGCCGTCATGGTGAACGATACAACGGAAGCGATCGTTGACGATCAAGAGTTTGCCATGGACATCGAGACGGAATCGATCGTGGAAAAGATTCCGCACGATGCACCACAAACGCCCAAGATTCCGGTGCGACTCGTCGGTGGGGCGAACGATCACGAAGGTCGTCTGCAGGTGTACACGGAAGGTGTATGGGGTACGGTATGTGACTACGGATGGACCATCACGAATGCGGCACTCGTGTGCCATCAACTTGGTTTGGCACTAAATCCGATGGATTGGCGTTTGCAGCGTTCCGAAGTTCCCGGCGCTGGTACGACTGAGGATGTGCTGCTGTCGAATGTTCGCTGCACTGAACACGATATAGACATTACCAAGTGTCGTGCGGAACGTGCCTCACAGGGTGACTTTGAGAACTCCTGCGGACATGAAAATGATGTTGGCGTACGGTGCTACGAAGGTGCCTGGGCTGGGCTTCGATTCGGTGTACTGGCTGAGCGTGCAGACCTACAGTACGTTACGATTGAGAAGGCAGGTCTGTTCGACTATGTGACCAACACCTTCAAGCCCGCATTGCAGATGGATCTTGCTCGTCACAATCTGGATAGTGTGCGTGTGGTAGAAAACCTGCAAGATGGATTGGGAATCATCTATTCCGACATCTACGCAGGATCTTCGGTAAACAATGTTAAGAATTCAGAGTTCTCAGCTAACCGTGGGAACGGTATCAGTATCAAGCAGCTCGGATTGAAGGTACAGGGCAGCATCATAAAAGATAACCGTGGATCGGGGATCAATCACGATCAGGTGGTTTCATCGCTGGAACAGCGCGAAATTACTAGCTGGTTCAATATGGTACCGGACTTTAATGTGGACGATTCGGATTACCGTCCGATATTGGTGCCGGAAAGCGTCACAACCAATATCGACATTGACCAGTGGCAGATTAAACACATCATCACCACACCGGTACGAAACGATCCGGTCGAGCGCAGGATCATCATTCAATGTCAACCAGGATATGTTATCGGGATACAGCTGCTGAATCCAATCGAGAATCGTTCGACGGAAAACATTTGGATACACGATTCGCTTACCGGAAGCACCGAATCAGACATCTGGCAGGTTAAGCGAGATCTCTCAGTATTCCCACTGACGACTAGTAGCTACGGCGCCATCTTGCAGTATCGCAGCGGAACGAATGCACTTGGTGGAGCGGTACTGGTGCTTCGATCCATACAAGCACCGATACAGAACATTTACAATCGCATAGTACGTGGTCCAGTACCAACGCTGCAGATCACGTCTACCAAGATTCAGCGAAACTTCCGCGGTATTACTGGCACGTACTACAACCGATACCTGGGCGAGTCTGGCGAACTGTACCTGCGGAAAGCGAATGAATCAATCAAACTGGTCAACTGCGAGATAAGCCACAATCGCGAAGAAGCCGTATTCATTCATTCACCGTTCTGGGATGTACATGTGAGTAACATCTCCGAGATCACGATacacatcaacaacagcatggTGCGAGACAATGGTCGTGGCATTAGACAATTCTCGAAGGATTTGCGATCGTCGAACAATCTGTTCCACTATGTGCTACAGGATACGACGGTGGAAAGCAACTCGTACGGTGGTTTGGAACTGAGCTTACCGTACGTCTGGCAGTACAATGAAAATTTCACACATTCAGTGTTTCTTGGTAATGACACGTGGGCAAGGAACCGCAAGTTTGGTATCTTGATCGATGGACACTACGCGGCCATTAACATCTCGTCGAATATCTTCACCGAGAATGTGTGTGCACAGGGTGTGATCGGATTCCGGGGCATGGAGAAAAAGATGCGGATCGATAACAATCGGATCACGCGGAACTACGGCAGCTATATGATTGAGTTCCGATCGGACAGTCAAAGTGAGATTCTTGGTGAGATACCGGCGTTGCTGGCATTCAACCAGATTGAAAGTAATGAAGAGCTAAAGGATACAAGATCCTCGATGAGGAATTTCATCCGTGGTGAGCGTAACAATGCGAACGATCCGACCTGTGTGATCGGGTTCGGTGGTGTGCAGAAGGTACAAATCTATCGGAATGTCATCTCCAACAATCAGCAGGATTATGATCTGATTGCGGGTGTGAAATCGGCACGATTGCGAAATTATCTGGATGCACGAGAAAACTGGTGGGGAAGTAGTGACGAACTACACATTCGTAAGCGCATCTTTGATTTTGACGATTGGAATAATCACGCAGAGGCGCTGTATAGACCATACTTGATCGAGGACGTGATCGATGGTAGTGTGTCGGTGAGCGAAGGACCAAGTCCACCGGTCGATTTGGATGCCCTCGGTGGACGTATCCTGGAGGATTTGTCGATCTACCGACGTGAGCTACCGTACGTCATACGGTCAGACATTACCGTCATGCCTGATGTGACGTTGAGCATCTTTCCCGGTGTGGTGATGGAGTTTGCACCGAACGTGGGTATACTGGTGCTTGGTACATTACTAGCGCGCGGTACACGAGATGCCGAAGTTATAATGAAACCCATCGAAAGTGCCTCCGAAGGATTGCATCGGGTGGAACGTTCGCTTGAGAATATGGTTAACTACGACTCGATCCGGCTCTGTACCAACCGGAACTGTTCGCAAGGTGAAGGAGAAAGTGAACGGGCGAAAGAAGGCTTTTTGGAATACTACAACCACACGACACTGCAATGGATACCGATCTGCGATCGACGGTTCACGGAGCGCAATGCTCAGGTTGTTTGCCGAGAGCTAGGGTATGACCCGTTGGATGTATTCTTCGATCACGATCGCCGGATCGAGTTCCATACGAACTCGCTGACAAGGATCTGGTCGTGGGTCGAACCAATGGAATGTCATGGCGACGAGTTACGGCTTGAGGAATGTCCAGAACGGTTGAACGGACAGCTTTACGGACGACGGCACGAATGTCAGTGGGATTCGGAGTTTGTGTTCATCAGCTGCAATGGAGAACCGGAGCGTCGCAACTACTGGGGTGGAGTACGCTTTGCTAATCAAGATTTTGAATCGAGTATGTACGAACATCGGTTGCACGACACCCATACACATTCTACGGCACATCCAGTGGAAAGCGTGATGGACTTTGTACGCATTCATCGTGCTGGAATGTTGCACGGTGAGAAGTCACCAGCAATTCAGACAATCGCCAAAAATCCCAGTATTAGTTCGGTGTCTATCAGAGATTGTGCCCATCATggtgtaaatttaatttcacctaCGAACGCTATACATCTGAATCATCTGCAGATCTTGCGCACTCTCGGGCAGGGTATAAACGCGATCTCGCTCACTGGAGAAGGACGAGAGAGCGATGAATCGAGCTACAGTCCGTTGAAAGATCTCGATTTGCCGTACAATCTGTTCTCACTGGTGGACATTTGCGACACCAACAAGGAGATCACACTAGAGGAGCGTGTACTGGTCTACTACAAGTATGACAATAATCCGGTAAATTGTGTTAAAATCTTCAAAAGCGCATATCGTGTGAAACCGCTCGGATTCCGGTTGCTGCAGTCGAACCTGTTTAACCACTCGAAGGAATACGGCCGGCGAGATATGATACAACTGATGGATGGTGATATTTACAACGTGTCAGCACGTATCATTGGAACGGTCGATGCAGATTCCGACAACCAGAAGCGACTGTTTCGCACGATCGAACCAGCGCTTAGCGTGCGGCTAATTGCAAGTGGAGCACCGGCACGGCACGGCTTCATCGCGGAAGTTGTGACATTACCGATTTCGGCGATTGGATTTA aTCGTGATGCCCAGCATAATATATCCAACTCGGAGATACAGGGATGCGTTGGTGGAGCATTACAGTATACATCCGTCGGCGAAGTATCGCCCATACTGACGCTAGAGAGAAACCGAATCTTGAGCAATTGTCGCCAGCTATATGGaaacttttcttcttgcgAATCAGCGATCCGAGTCGACGTACAGAATATGCAGTCTCTACATTTTAGG AACAATCTGATCCAGTCCAATCAGGGTGGTCTCTCCATTCGGGCAGATTCTCGCGGTTCGGCTACATCGTTGCGTGGCTGGATCCATCACAATCTCTTCACACGTAACCGTAACCGACCAGCGATCTACGTTGATGGACGTCAATCTTCACCATACCAGGAGGTGATCATACACAACAACTACATCACACAAAACGATGCCACCTTCCGGGATGTGGTCGTGCTGCGACAGGTCGTTTCAAACTTCACCTACAACTATGTGCACCGGAACAAGGGTCTACGGATAGTGCAGGTATCTGGATTCGATCGTGTGAGACTTCCCATCTATCAAACAACGACACACAACGGATTTTACGA caacGTTGCGTCGGATTGGGAAGGCCGAGCGACCATTGTCGCTGGAACAGCTGGGCAGCATTACGTGGATAACATTTTTGCAAATCCGGACAACGACTACGAAATCATAACCGTCAATCGATCGAT CACTCTGGATGTGTGGAAGACGAAAATCGACGCCCGTCATAATTATTGGAGCTACAACGAAACGCTCGCGGTTAGTTCCCGTATACGCGATCGGTACGATGATCCACAATTGCTGGAGGTGTCCTTCCTGCCGCTGCACATGAACAATCTAACCGTGCTGGATGGGAAGTGTCCACCCGGCTGGACACTGCTGATCGATACCTGTTACATGTACGTTGGAGCACCGATGAGTTTCCGAGAGGCACGAGACTTTTGCCGTTCGGATAATGCTTCGCTGCCATTCATCCATGGTGACTCGAACGCACTGTGGATGTTTATCGAGCAACAGTCACGCTACCTGCGGAACTACGAGCGTGTTTGGGTGCAGGATGCCAACTACATCGATCGGTGTACGTCCTTCCTGTACCAGAGCGTCGATGTAGAGGAGTGTCACAATCGACATGCGTTCTTGTGTGAAATTGACCCAAAG GTCGAAATTGATCCTCTCCACTGGACGGCAAGTTTAGAAGTGATCGGTATTATTGTCGCATTGGCATTGGTCATAGTGCTGATTTGTGTTGTGGGTTGCTGCTGGTGCCAGAAGTCACGCTACCGGCATGCGCAGCGTTTGCAGCGACGCAACAGCATCCGTCAGAGCATGCGCAGTCTGAACAGTATTGATCCTCAAGGATCACTTCGAAGAAGAAATTAT GCTATGTCACGATCGACGGATACACTCCGAACAGCTACAACGAACGATTACAAACGAATGGCATCGAATGGTTCGATCGAGTCCGTGGACAAGAGTGTCCTCAGCACCGAAACCAGTTATGATGTTTACGAccagaaacagaaacaacagtACAACAACGAGTACGCCGAGCAGCTGAAGAGTCAGCTCGGTTACAGCGAAAGCAATGGCGCACCTTCGGAGTACATTTCGAGCGCTAATGGCGCAACTCCAGCCAAGACAAAAGTGTACGGTTTGCCAGAATATAGCAGCCACGGTGGAAGTATTGCGCTCGAGTTAGCATTCCGCAATGAAGGTTTCCGGGACACGTCAACCACCTACTCCGGGGTGACGCGTAACAATTCGCTTAGCACTGCCATCAACGAGGAATCGCCGATCATACACGCACCGGGTGGTGAAGAAGAAATCGAAGAAACTGGTTCCGATTACTACGGCAATTCGAGCACACTGCCGATGCGCGTACAGGATAAGCTTTCCTTTCTGCACGAGCTCAAACAACATCTGCCTGAGTACGAACCACCGACACCGGGTGCGGTAAGCCACAGCAGTTTCCAACCGGCCCGTAACTCTCAAACCGAATCCCTGTCCGGTGTGTCCGGTACCACATCGTACGGTGTACAGAGAAGCCCACCGGCAAGACCTGCCCTGCCAGTAATGCCTCCACCCCTGGGTCACGTGTACCAGCAACCGTCGATACAGGTTCGCCGGCCGGCACCACCCGAACCGGAGCAAATGCGTCGACCCGATTCGTACATGAAGGCTGTGAAGAAGTACGCCACACCTGGGCGGGAACGGGACTCCATATTGCCACCGCCACGATCGGACAGCCAACGGCCAAAGACACTGTACGAGTCGTCCGGTGAGCAGCAACCGGCTGTCTCGCCCATTATGGATCCCTCACCGACGATGCCCTCGAGTTCGAGAAGCAACTATGCACGCTCAAAGTCGGAAGCGTTGCTGGAAACAAATTTCGATGGTACCGGTCCTGCACCGCCCATGCTAAGCGCCGACAGCCGCAGTTACTCGCAACCACTCGAAACTGCAATGtga